The following coding sequences lie in one Sinorhizobium fredii USDA 257 genomic window:
- a CDS encoding SDR family oxidoreductase, with protein MRLKDKTAIVTGAGKGIGAAIARRFAHEGCAVAVNYARDEAAARQVVQDIEQADGKAVAVQADVGDPAGMPALFDAAEAAFGPVDLLVNNAGMMRLSPVADATDADIEDHCSINLAGTFRGMREGAKRLRDGGRIISVSSSVVGFYQPGYGLYAATKAGIEAVTHVLAKELGPRGITVNAIAPGPVETDFFMRGKSEELVASITRMIPLGRLGRPDDIANAVAFLAGPESGWINGQTIRANGGAV; from the coding sequence ATGAGGCTGAAAGACAAAACCGCAATCGTGACCGGCGCCGGCAAGGGCATCGGCGCGGCAATCGCACGACGGTTTGCCCATGAGGGTTGTGCTGTTGCGGTGAACTATGCGCGCGATGAGGCTGCTGCCCGTCAGGTCGTGCAGGACATCGAGCAGGCGGACGGCAAGGCGGTTGCGGTACAGGCTGACGTCGGCGATCCGGCCGGCATGCCCGCGCTGTTCGATGCGGCTGAAGCCGCGTTCGGCCCGGTCGATCTACTGGTCAACAATGCAGGCATGATGCGGCTCTCACCTGTAGCCGACGCGACGGACGCGGACATCGAAGACCACTGCAGCATCAATCTCGCCGGCACGTTCCGCGGCATGCGCGAAGGCGCCAAGCGGCTGCGCGATGGCGGGCGGATCATCAGCGTGTCCTCAAGCGTGGTGGGCTTCTACCAGCCCGGTTACGGATTGTATGCCGCGACGAAAGCGGGGATCGAGGCGGTGACGCACGTGCTTGCCAAGGAGTTGGGCCCACGCGGGATCACCGTGAACGCAATCGCGCCCGGCCCGGTCGAGACCGATTTCTTCATGCGCGGCAAGTCTGAGGAACTGGTCGCCAGCATCACGCGGATGATCCCGCTCGGCCGCCTCGGCCGTCCCGACGACATCGCCAACGCCGTCGCTTTCCTGGCTGGGCCGGAAAGCGGCTGGATCAACGGTCAAACCATCCGCGCCAATGGCGGCGCGGTCTAA
- a CDS encoding class I SAM-dependent methyltransferase, which translates to MREFENPDHWDTAALHYEKTAHPFTARYAEAALARVPLTPEARVLDVAAGTGALALAAARTGAQVLATDFSPGMVTRIAAARLPNVEARVMDGQKLDLPDAGFDAVFSIFGVIMFPDWRKGLAEMARVTRPGGYGVVATWQSRGAATFLLLGQIRQTLFPDLQSMAMPEAVQALNDPKDFARELIDAGYRDPQIDQVMYEYELEVATLNEPDTLFGMSPDWTSLSDQEKAAVVAEVRRIAADRAVLPIPSTALIGVARR; encoded by the coding sequence ATGCGTGAATTTGAGAACCCCGATCATTGGGATACTGCCGCTCTGCACTACGAGAAGACCGCGCACCCCTTCACTGCGCGCTATGCCGAAGCGGCGTTGGCACGCGTGCCGCTGACCCCGGAGGCTCGAGTCCTGGATGTCGCGGCCGGCACTGGCGCATTGGCACTGGCTGCGGCGCGCACGGGCGCTCAGGTGCTCGCGACCGACTTCTCGCCCGGCATGGTCACCCGCATCGCGGCTGCCCGACTGCCCAATGTGGAGGCGCGCGTCATGGATGGGCAGAAGCTCGACCTTCCTGACGCCGGTTTCGACGCAGTCTTCTCGATATTCGGCGTGATCATGTTCCCCGACTGGCGCAAAGGCCTCGCCGAGATGGCGCGAGTGACGCGTCCGGGTGGATATGGTGTGGTCGCAACCTGGCAGAGTCGTGGCGCGGCGACGTTTCTGCTGCTGGGCCAGATCCGCCAGACGCTGTTTCCTGACCTTCAGAGCATGGCGATGCCGGAAGCCGTCCAGGCGCTAAACGATCCGAAGGATTTCGCGCGGGAACTGATCGATGCAGGCTATCGGGATCCGCAGATCGATCAAGTCATGTATGAATATGAACTTGAGGTCGCGACACTCAATGAGCCCGACACATTGTTTGGCATGTCTCCGGATTGGACTAGCCTTTCCGATCAGGAGAAAGCGGCAGTCGTCGCCGAGGTCCGCAGAATTGCTGCCGATCGAGCGGTTCTGCCGATACCATCTACCGCACTGATCGGTGTCGCGCGCCGCTGA
- a CDS encoding TetR/AcrR family transcriptional regulator translates to MDYPGRPGTFTDMVRARILEVAEEHFRRIGHHKTSVADIASELGMSRANIYRFFSSKDAISESVCGRVVNRATDVAVASASRNVPALEKLEQILSAVHHYNKMQLAEEKHMHDLVATAVRENWAHDKRMMTILEAIIREGMEADEFEVKDPAETARAVNTAFTPFFHPILIEHSVRRGEDTEAGLREQFRFVQKALGNRAESGSRTTRTDRVRCGQS, encoded by the coding sequence ATGGATTATCCGGGCCGACCGGGGACATTTACCGACATGGTGCGCGCGCGCATCCTGGAGGTGGCGGAGGAGCATTTCCGCCGCATCGGTCATCATAAGACATCGGTGGCCGACATCGCCTCCGAGCTCGGCATGAGTCGAGCCAACATCTACCGCTTCTTCTCTTCCAAAGATGCGATCAGCGAGTCCGTCTGCGGCCGGGTTGTGAACCGGGCCACAGACGTGGCCGTTGCGAGCGCGAGCAGGAACGTGCCTGCCTTGGAGAAGCTCGAGCAGATCCTGAGCGCGGTTCACCACTACAACAAGATGCAGTTGGCCGAGGAAAAGCACATGCATGACCTTGTTGCCACGGCCGTGCGGGAAAACTGGGCGCATGACAAGCGAATGATGACGATCCTTGAGGCTATCATCCGCGAGGGCATGGAGGCGGACGAGTTCGAGGTCAAAGATCCCGCCGAGACAGCGCGTGCGGTCAACACCGCGTTCACGCCGTTCTTCCACCCGATTCTGATCGAGCACTCCGTTCGACGCGGCGAAGACACTGAAGCGGGCCTGCGCGAGCAGTTCCGCTTTGTCCAGAAGGCTCTCGGCAACAGGGCAGAATCCGGAAGTCGGACGACGAGAACTGACCGGGTACGATGCGGACAAAGCTGA
- a CDS encoding Rrf2 family transcriptional regulator, which produces MRNDSRLSRMLHVLLHMARHDGPMTSEVVARMLGTNPVVVRRTMAGLRKAGYVRSEKGHGGGWSIAMDLTKVSLLDVHRAVGGPRIFAIGSEHPNPDCAVEKIVNEAVEGAMREAEALLISRLGEVSLAELAKRFDMRCTRAIEARAPKQT; this is translated from the coding sequence GTGCGCAACGACAGCCGCCTTTCCCGCATGCTCCATGTGTTGCTCCACATGGCACGCCACGATGGACCTATGACGTCCGAGGTGGTCGCGCGCATGCTTGGGACCAACCCGGTGGTTGTACGCCGTACGATGGCAGGCCTGCGTAAAGCGGGTTATGTGCGATCGGAGAAAGGGCATGGCGGCGGTTGGTCGATCGCCATGGACCTGACGAAAGTGTCGCTGCTCGATGTTCATCGGGCAGTGGGAGGTCCGCGCATCTTCGCCATCGGTAGCGAGCATCCCAACCCCGACTGCGCCGTCGAGAAGATCGTCAACGAGGCGGTCGAAGGCGCCATGCGTGAGGCTGAGGCATTGTTGATCAGCCGTCTCGGGGAGGTCAGCCTGGCGGAACTCGCCAAACGCTTCGACATGCGTTGTACTCGGGCGATTGAGGCGCGGGCGCCGAAGCAAACCTAA
- a CDS encoding DUF3313 domain-containing protein yields MRNNPTSKSIHLLRAAVFPLPLAAITACASVPLKEGGTLTSYGNLGAVNGKLAKSRTYVDGQGLAAVKTVSIVPTSFAFSAASRIKSDTDRALVSNALDRALCVALSDKYQMVSAGQPADLTIRSVVTEVVPTNKAMAGVSTAVTLGSGAVLPVSVPRLPVGLGGLAVEAEALDRSGVQRAAMVWARGANSIQNSPRVSAVGDAYSLASKFGSDFSRVLIARKEPKGLDLSLPSGQRMKSWLGGKPKYAACDAFGRAPGLAGVVASKVGAPPEWTDRQLKSIATH; encoded by the coding sequence GTGCGCAACAATCCGACATCCAAATCAATCCACCTGCTTAGGGCCGCCGTGTTCCCTCTTCCTTTGGCAGCAATAACGGCCTGCGCCTCAGTCCCGCTCAAAGAAGGCGGCACGCTGACCTCCTACGGCAATCTTGGCGCGGTAAATGGAAAGCTCGCCAAATCTCGCACTTATGTGGACGGCCAAGGTTTGGCCGCGGTGAAGACGGTAAGCATCGTGCCGACGAGCTTCGCGTTCAGCGCCGCATCGCGCATTAAATCAGACACGGATCGGGCATTGGTTTCGAACGCACTGGACCGGGCGCTCTGTGTCGCACTCAGCGACAAGTACCAAATGGTCTCAGCCGGCCAGCCGGCGGACCTGACGATCCGATCAGTCGTTACCGAAGTGGTGCCGACAAACAAGGCGATGGCGGGTGTCTCGACCGCGGTAACGCTGGGCAGCGGCGCTGTGCTTCCTGTCAGCGTGCCACGGCTCCCCGTTGGCCTTGGGGGATTGGCCGTCGAGGCGGAGGCTCTCGACAGGAGCGGCGTGCAACGTGCGGCCATGGTGTGGGCGCGGGGCGCCAACTCCATCCAGAACAGCCCGCGCGTTTCCGCGGTCGGGGACGCGTACAGCCTGGCTTCCAAGTTCGGGAGCGATTTTTCTCGAGTACTGATCGCCCGCAAGGAGCCAAAGGGATTAGACTTATCGCTGCCTTCGGGGCAGAGGATGAAGTCTTGGCTGGGAGGCAAACCGAAATATGCGGCATGCGACGCGTTCGGCCGAGCGCCCGGCCTCGCCGGCGTTGTGGCAAGTAAGGTCGGTGCACCGCCGGAATGGACTGATAGGCAGCTAAAGTCGATCGCGACGCATTGA
- a CDS encoding MBL fold metallo-hydrolase → METEKTGYTDRRDLLKLTVLAGLAGMVPIRASAQGQDILQPPARPLPTVDTRFPAEMAPGVFLVPDKRIPLVPNIGIIVGTESVMVIDCGLGIESAENVLRLARELAPGRRIILTVTHAHPEHGFGAQVFRNDARIYYNSAQRDYLQRSGQTLLDGFRAGILPEGQKHLLDGIKLTPPHETYDTAETVIDLGGREVRFRTWGTAHSPGDQILFLPQERILFAGDLLEERMFPIVPFFPPMIGAGDIDVAKWETALNDMMRLQPRLIVPGHGNLGGAELPEAVLGYFQTVRGMPAEAGPQTAKLPSLLRARYATWENPEFISPALRYFQQRA, encoded by the coding sequence ATGGAGACTGAAAAGACAGGATACACAGACAGACGCGATTTGCTGAAGCTGACGGTCTTGGCTGGACTGGCGGGAATGGTTCCGATCCGCGCAAGCGCCCAAGGGCAGGACATCTTGCAACCGCCCGCGCGGCCCCTGCCAACCGTGGATACACGTTTTCCGGCGGAGATGGCGCCAGGTGTCTTTCTTGTGCCCGACAAGCGCATCCCGCTCGTTCCGAATATCGGGATCATCGTCGGCACGGAAAGCGTGATGGTGATTGATTGCGGTCTTGGTATCGAGAGCGCCGAGAACGTCCTGCGCTTGGCGCGAGAACTCGCACCGGGACGCCGGATCATCCTGACGGTCACCCACGCCCATCCGGAACACGGCTTCGGTGCCCAAGTGTTCAGGAACGACGCACGCATCTACTACAACAGCGCGCAACGGGACTATTTGCAGCGCTCAGGTCAAACCTTGTTGGACGGCTTCAGAGCGGGCATTCTGCCGGAAGGGCAGAAGCATCTGCTTGACGGGATTAAACTGACGCCACCGCATGAGACATACGACACCGCGGAGACCGTGATCGATCTCGGTGGTCGTGAAGTCCGGTTTCGGACTTGGGGCACCGCCCATTCTCCGGGGGATCAGATCCTCTTCCTGCCCCAGGAGCGCATCCTGTTCGCGGGAGACCTTCTCGAAGAGCGGATGTTTCCGATCGTCCCGTTCTTCCCGCCTATGATCGGTGCCGGCGACATTGACGTTGCAAAGTGGGAAACCGCTCTCAACGATATGATGCGGTTGCAGCCGCGCCTCATTGTGCCGGGACACGGAAATCTCGGCGGCGCCGAGCTTCCTGAGGCCGTGCTTGGCTATTTCCAAACGGTGCGTGGAATGCCCGCCGAGGCCGGTCCCCAGACCGCCAAGCTTCCGTCGCTCCTTCGCGCGCGTTATGCAACATGGGAGAATCCGGAGTTCATTTCGCCAGCACTCCGATACTTTCAGCAGAGAGCCTAA
- a CDS encoding efflux RND transporter permease subunit, with amino-acid sequence MNFNLSALAVRERAVTLFFIVLLAAAGVYAFVKLGRAEDPSFTIKTLTVTAVWPGATAREMQDLVAEPLEKRIQELTWYDRVETMTRPGYAFLTVTLKDSTPATAVEEEFYQARKKLGDEARNLPSGVFGPFVNDEYSDVSFALYALKAKGMPMRELVRQAEVIRQDLLHVPGVKKINILGERPEQIFVEFSYAKLATLGVSAQDIAAALQRQNTVTPAGSIDTRGPQVFIRFDGAYNSVQAIADTPIVAAGRTLRLSDFAKVRRGYEDPATYIIRHEGEPAIMLGAVMQQGWNGLELGKALEDRTAAIAQTLPLGMTLAKVSDQAVNIDAAVGEFMMKFAMALGVVLLVSLLSLGWRVGIVVALAVPLTLAVVFLIMLETGRFFDRITLGALILALGLLVDDAIIAIEVMVVKMEEGMDRIKAAAYAWSHTAAPMLSGTLVTIIGLMPVGFARSTAGEYAGNIFWVVGFALIVSWVVAVIFTPYLGVKMLPDIKPVEGGHHAIYDTPNYRRLRGLIKFAVRHKYMTCAVVGIVMALSVVGMGGVKQQFFPTSDRPEVLVEVRMPEGTSIETTTATVKKLERWLQEQPEANIVTSYVGQGAPRFFFAMAPELPDPAFAKIVVLTPDSHAREALKQRLRGAVSDGLVPEAYVRVTQLVFGPYTPFPVEFRIMGPDPAQLYQLSEKALDIMKGVPDVRQANRDWGNRTPVLRFIPDQDRLNLIGLSPAEAAQQMQLLLSGIPVTQVRENIRNVPVVARSAGESRLDPAKLADFSLMSRDGRQVPLDQIGHSEIRFEEPILKRRDRTPVITIRSDINEATQPPEVSQQVMTALQPLIASLPVGYRIEMGGNIEESLKANVALVKIFPAMIAAMLIVIILQVRSLSTMTMVMLTAPLGLAGAVPVLLLFNQPFGFNAILGLIGLAGILMRNTLILTEQIKENQAAGLDDYHAVIEATVQRTRPVILTALAAVLAFIPLTHSVFWGSMAYTLIGGTAVGTVLVLLFLPALYAAWFRINPTELHEEPTEKPEGRIAMAAE; translated from the coding sequence ATGAACTTCAACCTTTCCGCACTCGCGGTTCGCGAGCGAGCCGTCACCCTGTTCTTCATCGTTCTGCTGGCTGCCGCAGGCGTCTATGCCTTCGTCAAGCTGGGACGTGCAGAGGATCCCTCCTTCACCATCAAGACGCTGACGGTCACGGCGGTGTGGCCGGGCGCCACGGCGCGCGAAATGCAGGATCTTGTCGCCGAGCCGCTCGAGAAGCGCATCCAGGAACTGACCTGGTATGACCGTGTCGAGACAATGACCCGACCCGGCTACGCCTTTCTGACCGTCACGCTGAAAGACAGCACGCCGGCCACGGCTGTCGAAGAGGAGTTCTATCAGGCTCGAAAGAAGTTGGGGGACGAAGCCCGAAACCTGCCTTCTGGCGTCTTCGGTCCCTTCGTCAACGATGAATATTCGGACGTGAGCTTCGCCCTTTATGCGCTAAAGGCCAAGGGTATGCCCATGCGCGAGCTTGTGCGGCAGGCAGAGGTGATCCGCCAGGATCTTCTGCATGTGCCCGGCGTCAAGAAGATCAACATCCTCGGTGAACGGCCGGAACAGATCTTCGTCGAGTTCTCGTATGCCAAGCTCGCCACTCTCGGCGTATCGGCACAGGACATCGCTGCCGCTTTGCAGAGACAGAACACCGTCACACCGGCAGGCTCGATCGATACGCGCGGCCCGCAGGTCTTCATTCGGTTCGATGGCGCCTACAATAGTGTGCAGGCGATCGCCGACACACCGATCGTCGCTGCCGGCCGCACGTTGAGGCTCTCCGATTTCGCTAAGGTGCGGCGCGGTTACGAAGACCCCGCGACGTACATCATCCGCCATGAAGGCGAGCCCGCCATCATGCTGGGCGCGGTGATGCAGCAGGGCTGGAACGGTCTGGAACTCGGAAAGGCGCTGGAGGACAGGACTGCGGCCATCGCACAGACGCTGCCGCTCGGTATGACGCTCGCCAAGGTCAGCGACCAGGCCGTGAACATCGATGCTGCGGTCGGCGAGTTCATGATGAAATTCGCCATGGCGCTTGGCGTGGTGTTGCTCGTCAGCCTGCTCAGTCTCGGTTGGCGTGTCGGTATCGTCGTGGCGCTGGCCGTTCCGCTGACGCTTGCCGTCGTGTTCCTCATCATGCTGGAAACCGGCCGGTTCTTCGACCGCATCACCCTGGGCGCCCTCATCCTGGCGCTCGGTCTTCTCGTCGACGACGCCATCATCGCCATCGAGGTGATGGTGGTGAAGATGGAAGAGGGCATGGACCGCATCAAGGCGGCCGCCTATGCCTGGAGCCATACGGCAGCGCCCATGCTTTCCGGCACGCTCGTGACCATCATAGGGCTCATGCCGGTTGGCTTTGCCAGGTCGACCGCCGGCGAGTACGCCGGCAACATCTTCTGGGTCGTGGGTTTTGCGCTAATCGTTTCATGGGTCGTCGCAGTGATCTTCACGCCGTATCTCGGCGTCAAGATGCTCCCGGACATCAAGCCGGTCGAGGGGGGCCACCACGCCATCTACGACACGCCGAATTACCGGCGCCTGCGGGGTCTCATTAAGTTTGCCGTGCGCCACAAGTACATGACATGCGCTGTCGTCGGCATCGTCATGGCGCTTTCCGTCGTTGGGATGGGCGGGGTGAAACAGCAATTCTTCCCGACGTCGGATCGTCCCGAGGTGTTGGTCGAAGTCCGCATGCCCGAAGGCACCAGTATCGAGACGACGACCGCCACGGTCAAGAAACTCGAACGCTGGCTGCAGGAACAGCCCGAGGCAAACATCGTCACCAGCTATGTCGGACAGGGCGCTCCCCGCTTCTTTTTCGCGATGGCGCCGGAATTGCCTGATCCCGCCTTCGCCAAGATCGTCGTGCTCACTCCTGACTCGCACGCGCGCGAGGCTTTGAAGCAGCGCCTTCGGGGTGCCGTATCCGACGGACTGGTTCCCGAAGCCTACGTCCGTGTCACCCAGTTGGTGTTCGGTCCGTATACGCCGTTTCCGGTCGAGTTTCGCATCATGGGGCCGGATCCTGCGCAATTGTACCAGCTCTCCGAGAAGGCCCTCGACATCATGAAAGGCGTGCCGGACGTCCGTCAGGCAAACCGCGACTGGGGCAATCGTACGCCTGTGCTTCGTTTCATCCCGGACCAGGATCGGCTGAACCTCATCGGCCTTTCGCCGGCCGAGGCAGCCCAGCAGATGCAGTTGCTGCTGAGCGGCATTCCGGTGACGCAGGTTCGCGAGAACATCCGCAACGTGCCTGTCGTCGCACGCAGTGCTGGCGAGAGTCGCCTCGATCCGGCGAAGCTGGCCGATTTCTCGCTGATGAGCAGGGACGGCCGACAGGTTCCGCTCGATCAGATCGGCCATTCCGAAATCCGCTTTGAGGAACCGATTCTGAAACGTCGCGATCGCACTCCGGTCATCACGATCCGATCGGATATCAATGAGGCGACGCAGCCCCCGGAGGTCTCACAGCAGGTCATGACGGCGCTTCAGCCGCTGATTGCCTCGCTTCCGGTCGGATATCGTATCGAAATGGGCGGAAACATCGAGGAATCGCTCAAGGCCAATGTCGCGCTGGTCAAAATCTTCCCGGCCATGATTGCCGCCATGCTGATCGTCATCATCCTCCAGGTCCGCAGCCTGTCAACGATGACCATGGTCATGTTGACGGCGCCGCTCGGTCTTGCCGGGGCGGTTCCAGTGTTGCTCCTCTTCAATCAGCCCTTCGGCTTCAATGCCATTCTCGGACTGATAGGGCTGGCCGGCATCCTGATGCGCAACACGCTGATCCTGACGGAGCAGATCAAGGAGAACCAGGCAGCCGGTCTCGACGATTATCATGCGGTCATCGAGGCGACTGTGCAGCGGACACGCCCGGTTATCCTCACCGCGCTCGCAGCCGTGCTGGCGTTCATTCCGCTGACCCATTCGGTGTTCTGGGGATCGATGGCCTATACGCTGATCGGCGGAACGGCGGTGGGCACGGTGCTGGTCCTGCTCTTCCTGCCGGCGCTGTACGCCGCGTGGTTCCGGATCAACCCGACTGAGCTCCATGAGGAGCCGACGGAAAAACCGGAAGGGCGCATAGCAATGGCTGCCGAGTAG
- a CDS encoding glutathione S-transferase family protein: protein MTITITAFERSPDRGKGLTRDMRVRWALEEVGQPYDVRLLSFKTMKEPAHLALHPFGQIPTYEEGDLALFESGAIVFHIAERHAGLLPDDGNARARAIAWMFAALNTVEPPIFDRDVARILERDEPWYQHRLRVLEDNIRKRLSGLSNRLGDTDWLEGAFSAGDLLMVSVLLRLKGSALLDEYPNLSAYVARGEARPAYKRAFGAQLAVFAASAG, encoded by the coding sequence TTGACCATTACCATTACCGCCTTCGAACGGTCGCCCGATCGCGGCAAGGGTCTGACGCGCGACATGCGCGTTCGCTGGGCGCTCGAAGAAGTGGGCCAGCCTTACGACGTTCGTCTTCTTTCGTTCAAGACGATGAAGGAACCCGCACATCTCGCCCTTCATCCTTTCGGGCAGATCCCGACCTATGAAGAAGGCGATCTCGCTTTGTTTGAGTCGGGGGCTATCGTGTTCCATATCGCCGAGCGTCATGCGGGCCTGCTGCCAGACGACGGGAATGCCCGAGCGCGCGCGATCGCATGGATGTTTGCCGCGCTTAACACGGTGGAGCCTCCGATCTTCGACCGCGACGTCGCCAGGATTCTGGAGCGCGACGAGCCTTGGTACCAGCACCGTCTGCGTGTCCTCGAGGACAACATCCGGAAACGGCTGAGCGGCCTTTCCAACCGCCTTGGCGATACCGACTGGCTCGAGGGCGCTTTCAGCGCCGGTGACTTGCTGATGGTTTCGGTGCTGCTCAGGTTGAAAGGATCGGCTCTACTGGACGAATATCCGAACCTCTCCGCCTATGTCGCCCGCGGCGAAGCGCGGCCCGCATACAAGCGGGCTTTCGGCGCTCAGTTGGCGGTTTTCGCCGCATCGGCCGGCTGA
- a CDS encoding LysR family transcriptional regulator, with product MDRLDGMRLFVRVIDRRSFTAAAADLGIPRSTATEAIRRLERHLGSRLLERTTRHVAPTPDGEAYYRRCLSILADIDEAEGALRGGEPSGVLRIDAHGALTRAFLLPRLPDFLEAYPQIRLQIGQGDRLVDLVREGVDCVIRAGEPDDSGLIMRRLPDIPEQTCASPQYLEHYGMPASVDDLDRHKMIGFVSSRTGRVMPMEFQTAEGIREVTLPCRVTANEAETAHHLARMGYGLIQAPRYRFREDLARGDLVEVLPAQPPPPLPLAAYYPQNRQLSPRVRVFLDWVAAVFDATDL from the coding sequence ATGGATCGCCTCGATGGAATGCGTCTTTTCGTGCGGGTCATCGACCGTCGCAGCTTCACGGCCGCGGCGGCCGATCTTGGCATTCCGCGTTCGACGGCCACCGAAGCGATCAGGCGGCTCGAGCGCCATCTCGGCAGCCGGCTGCTGGAACGCACCACCCGGCATGTGGCGCCCACGCCGGATGGCGAAGCCTATTACCGGCGGTGCCTGTCGATCCTCGCCGATATCGACGAAGCGGAGGGCGCCTTGCGGGGCGGTGAACCCTCGGGGGTGCTCCGCATCGACGCGCACGGCGCACTGACGCGGGCTTTCCTACTGCCGCGTCTGCCGGACTTCCTGGAAGCGTACCCACAGATCAGGTTGCAGATCGGCCAGGGCGACAGGCTGGTCGATCTGGTGCGCGAGGGGGTGGATTGCGTCATCCGGGCGGGCGAACCGGATGACAGCGGCCTGATCATGCGCAGGCTCCCCGATATTCCGGAGCAGACCTGCGCCAGCCCGCAATATCTCGAGCATTACGGGATGCCCGCTTCGGTCGATGATCTCGACCGACACAAGATGATCGGCTTCGTGTCGTCACGCACGGGCCGTGTGATGCCGATGGAGTTCCAGACCGCCGAGGGAATCAGGGAGGTGACACTTCCCTGCCGCGTGACCGCCAACGAGGCGGAGACAGCGCATCATCTCGCACGGATGGGCTACGGGCTGATTCAGGCGCCCCGCTATCGCTTCCGGGAGGATCTGGCGCGAGGCGACCTTGTAGAGGTCCTGCCGGCCCAGCCGCCGCCGCCACTGCCGCTCGCTGCCTATTATCCGCAGAACCGTCAGCTATCGCCACGTGTGCGGGTTTTCCTCGACTGGGTGGCGGCGGTTTTCGATGCGACAGATTTGTAG
- a CDS encoding tautomerase family protein — MPFANYKLPQASLSTAQKEDLIHKTTELMVGYFGEVVRPTTMVLIEEVSDGGYGRADEVFVMPDEYRAKD, encoded by the coding sequence ATGCCTTTCGCGAACTACAAACTGCCCCAGGCCTCGCTTTCGACGGCGCAGAAGGAAGACCTGATCCACAAGACGACCGAACTCATGGTCGGCTATTTCGGGGAGGTCGTGCGTCCGACCACGATGGTCCTGATCGAGGAAGTGTCCGATGGCGGATACGGACGTGCGGACGAAGTCTTCGTCATGCCGGACGAGTACCGGGCAAAGGACTGA